catttcagtgggtcttgtcatacattgacatgaatcagccatatagttacacgtattccccatcccgatcccccctcccacctccctccccacccgactcctcagggtcctcccagtgcaccaggcccgagcacccatcccatgcatcccacctgggctggtggtccgcttcaccatagataatatacatgctgttctttcaaaacatcccaccctcacgttctcccccagagttcaaaagtctgttctgtacttctgtgtctctttttctgttttgcatatagggttatcgccaccatctatctaaattccgtatatatgtgttagtacaagTCATTCTTAAACCAATCTAACAATACATGGTGTGGTGTGATTTATGACAGAAAGTTTTGAATTGGAGTTCCAATCATAAGATATTTTTGTCTTACGATtttcaaattcatattttgaaagtaataaaaattgTCCCACAATGCAGAAAAGTTTCCACCCCTTGAACTGAGAAACTGCAGAATATATGGAGCTGGCATCTGATTTTAAATGGAATACTTCTGCTTGTAAGAGTATCATAAGACTTATGACCTTACAGCAGAATCGCCAGTTAGATGGCTCACTGGAATGCCAGATCAGTTCTAGAAAATGCGTATATTTTtatccctcttttttttctctttggcacaactttgcattttcattttaatcagcAAAAAGGAGAGAGAACTGTGTAGACTCTatggaaaatgtatatttttaagatgtttCCTCTGGCTGAAGTCTTCTCAGATGTACAGGTTTGGGTTGTATTGAAAAGTAGAACAATTCAGATCATTCCTTTCCCAAGCTTCCTTTATTTCAGGTAAactgaggttttattttaaacatgGCTTTTTGTGACATTTCAGAGTCTCTTGAATAGATGGAACTCTTCATAACCACCTTCACATGTGGACCATCTTGTGCTTAACAGTTTCTGTTTGaaacagaagatttaaaaaacaaattaacagaTTGCTAGGGCATTTGTAAAGGTGATGTActcaatgcattttttttttttttaattcctctggaGATCAGTCGGCTGATCAGCAACTCAACTATAAACAAATAGCTAGTGCCTGAGTATACATCAAGGTCAACAACTTCCACTTTTTGAAACTGTACTGAATTTGTATTACGTTTGCATTGATTGTCATATGTagttaattatttattatatttagttTCTCTTACTTCACCAAAACACAGCCTGTATGATTTTCCTTAAATACTATTATACCTATCCATGCACTTAGAAGTACAGATTATTTCCTGTATATTTGTGCCATTTGCCACAATACGTAAGAATAACAAAAATTCTCTGTTGACTGTGTTGCTTACTGCTGGGAGCTTGTAGTAGTGAATATGAATGAAGTGAAGCAAAGTTACCTTGTTCAAGGTAACTGATTCCACATGCATTGTCTAATGATCATGAATGACCATCCATCCATATAACCTCAGACTAGTCACTGTAAAGATGATTTTCCTTTTGGTGTTTCTTCTATCATACACAGGTAATTTAATATTATTTGCTTCATTCACACAAATAAAACTCTATATGGTGTATCCAtatagacacgactgagtgactgaactgaactgatgatgtatCCATgtcttttaagatattttttcaatagtttttacatccttctttcagttcagttcacttgctcagtcatgtctgactctttgcgactccatggactgcagcattctaggtatccctgtccatcaccaaactcccggagtccacccaaacccatgttcattgagtcggtgaggccatccaaccatctcatcctctgtcgtcccctcctcctcctgccctcaatctttcccagcatcagagtcttttccaatgagtcagttcttctttgcgactccatggactgcagcattctaggtatccctgtccatcaccaaactcccagagtccacccaaacccatgttcattgagtcggtgatgccatccaaccatctcatcctctgtcgtcccctcctcctcctgccctcaatctttcccagcatcagagtcttttccaatgagtcagttcttcgtatcaggtggccaaagtattggagtttcagctttagcatcagtccttccaaactaCATCCTTCTTTAGCAGTTTGCATATTGATGCATTAACTCGGTAATACTTACTTACTGGCCTCTGTGTGCAGGCATGGTCTAGGTAGTAGGGATGTGTTAATGGAAACAGACACAGGTGCTGGCCCTTTTGGAGCTCACACATTCTGGTAATGAGTTTATCACACTTTTCCTAACAAAGCACACTGTGTTGAAAATACAGATGATTCAAATACCTGCTACTGTCCACCCATTTTTTGGCTTATATTTCTAGTGTATTCTAAATATGTAAATGGAATGGTATTGAACaatgagaaataatattttaagtatattaaatGAGCTAGAGTTATAAGCCTTTGCTTATTTTCTCATAAAACTTTTGTATTGAAATTCTCAATGACAGATCAATTTATTATAGCCTTATTTGTGCTTTTGAGTTCCTTGGGATGTAGTATTGCATCATCAACATCAATTTAGAGTCCATAGATAATTAAGAATTGTCAGAGATTCAATGCTACACGACCCATTAGATTTTGTAGAAGAAAGAGCAATCTATACATGACAAAGTCTCATTATTTTAGTGCAGTGCACTGGAAAAACCCGTCAGATtgactgtgttttccttttaaaagtaaatgttgGGGAAGCTGAAACCATGATGAGTGtgcagtgtaatttttttttttttattgagttggaATTCacctaacataaaattaaccattttacaAGGAAGAGTTCATTGGCATTTATCACAGTGATGTGTGGTGATCTCTGTCTAGTTCCAAACTTGTCCAAGATAATATTAAAAGAAAGGTGACTTGTAAAACTAAGAAGAAAATCATTGTATATAACTAGCGATTTTACTCACAGGGAGTGAGAAAATAATGGTTTCTCTCAAAATAATCAGATTATAAGCAtgggatttaatttaaaaaaatttctgtctATTTAAAATTCTCACATCCTCATCTTTGAGATCCTTTACTGTCTATtgagctgaagctgaagatcaTAGGAGCTAAACTTATAAAGAACAAAATGTGCCAGAGTAAATGTTTGTTACAAAATGAGGACACAGTCCCAGAGTCAGTATCAGACATTAAATACAGCTTCTCATAAAATGATTCTTACAATTAAGTCAAACTGTCTTTACTGAGATAACTTTCACTGGGTAAGAATaagggagatggacagggaggcctggcgtgctgcaattcatggggtcgcaaagagtcggacgcgactgaactgaactgaactgaagaataaggGAGAATCAGTCTTGACTCACCCTCAAAGTGGGGAGAAAAATACTTgcccaggaaaatgaaatggGTTTCATCTTAACGTGTTTAGCATTATGAGTAATATAGAAGAACATGGGCAAGCACATGGGTTTGGTTTGCCCTGAGGGaacttttctgtttagttgaagAGAGAACTGCCGGAAAAACAGTTCAATGTTGGGTTATTCCTAACTTTCCATCTCCTACAAGAATCTATGCAAAACATAAGATTATGTAGCCTAACGTGACTTGAAGTAGCAGAGGAATTTGAGTATTTTCTATTGGATGATTTGATAGGGGgctgccctgatggctcagcgggtaaagaacccacctgcagtgcaggagacgtgggagatgcaggtttgatccctgggtcaagaagatctcctggagaaggaaatggcaatccactctagtattcttgcctgaaaaatatcaTGGCAGTTGAGAGTTAATATAGTTGGGGTAACAGAGCTTCCctagatgaaaataaatttgtaaaagcCATATTTGGAAATAGTCATAAAATTTGATAAGCATGTATCTGAAGTGATCATTAGAAGATGTGAAAAAGTAGAGTGGAGTATAGAGGGTATTTTGAATAGATAGATGGACATGAAAAAAGTCTACCAATTTATTAGAGGTGCCATGATCTGTGTAATTgaattacaattaaaaataaaaccaaataaaatgtGCGTATTGAATGGCTAGCATAGCTCTGGCCTTCAAAGAAATTGCATTCTTCCCCATCCACCCTATATATGTCACATTTTAAGTAGTAACACCTGGAAAGATgtaccccaataaaaataaagaatgatgtATCTTTGACTTGGGACCATGGAAGAGTTCCATGGAGGGGCTGAGATATGAGCTGGGGGAAGATTTTCAACTGGATGGGAAGAAGCTAACAGATCCATTTGAGTACTTGGTCCTCTCATAAGAAGCAGAAAGTTTTTGGGATCCTTTTAAGTCCTGAAGCTTTCTTGTGAAAATCGTGATTAATTCATTAGCAATGAATAAATCATTATAATTTATACATAGTCATCCTCAAAGATTGCAATCCAAAAAATGAAATCACTGCTATCATCATGGTATTAGATATCACAAAGTAAATTCTATGTTTTGGCCATAAACTTACAGAGCAAGGGTAgactttttcagaaataaatgttttcagtGGGAAATAAccaatatacagaaaaaaaaaaaaaaagtaaaagagaaagtaAGTTTACATGATATGGTcattctctttcatctcctggagCTATGCTAAATATTtctgataataaaataaataaaagggatgCAGAAGCAGTAGCCTAGCCTAACTTGAGCAGAGGAATTTGAGTATTTTCTATTGGATGATATAATTGGGGgctgccctgatggctcagcgggtaaagaatctgcctacaggagacacaggagatgcaggttcagtccctgggtcaggaagatcccatagagaaggaaatagcaaaccactccagtattcttgcctgaaaaatcccgaagacagtggagcctggcgagctgtagcccaaagggtcgcaaagagtcggacacgactgagcataagCACTCAACGTATGCACAACATGATAGGATCGTTTTCTTCATTGAAACTAGTCTAGAAAGGAGCTGGAATACTATGTATCAGAAATATAAGTGTGTTTTGACTTGGTTCTGCTGAATCTCGTTCTACATTACTGCAGAGCCTCTTGACCCAGGTTGATTTACTAACATTGACTAACTGTTGTGGTGGATTAACTGTGGTTGCAAATTCCTTGTCACTCTCTCCATTAAGATTTATCTGCCCTTTCCTTGAATCTCAGCTGGCACTGTGAGTATTTGGCCAATAGGATGCAATGGAAATAAGCCTGTAACACTTCCAAAGCCAGTCTTAAGAAGAACtggcagcttgtgcttcctccctcTTGGGCTGTATCCTCCCAGAACccagctgccatgctgtgagAAGGCCAGGCCACATGGAGAAGCCTCATGTTGGTGCACCATCTGACAGTCCTAGCTCAGTTCCCGGCTGACATCTGGCATCAACAGCTGGTCATGTGTGTGAATCTTGACTTTTTCAGCTCAGTTACACCTCCAGTGGATTGCAGCCTTAGCTGCAGCTGGAGCAGAAGAACCACTCAGCTGAACCCAGTAATCCTGCGGGCTAGTGAGATGTAATACAGTGGTTGTTAGTTTAACAACAAATATAATGTGTTTCAGGGCAATTTGTTTCATAGCAATACGTAACTGAAATAGCTTTCCCAAGAAAATCTCAGAGCAGAGACTGGAAGAGCTCTTCTGTTTAAACTATAAACAGATCATATGTAAATAACCTATGCTTAATTCTTGCAACTTCTAAAGATCACTAGGCAGAATTTTAGAAGGCTCTTGTTTTAGAAATTCGGCACCTTTAAGTTCATTTAGCAactacattaaattaaaattaaaatgcctaTTTCATTGTTATGCTTTCTGGTTCTCTTATTTTTCCTGTTGAAGTAATAGGTAAACAATATGTAATCAGATGCCTTCTTTtgattaaaaacaagaaacagtATTGTTTGGTAGAAATAGAATGAGTCAGAATTTTGCTCAAAATTGGTGCTATTGGTGCTATTGTTTAATAGCTATGTGTCCATAGCTAAGATATATAAGCTGcctgagtccttttttttttaaccaaaaagatAATATGTTCTGTACAGAATTTAGTGAAGATCAGAAATCATGTATGGCAAGAACCTAGCAGAGTGCCTGGAATCACAATGGAGCTCTATAAAGGTAGTTTTGTTCTTATAGAAGAGGTGGTCATGTGGTTTTAAAAGGTAATAATAATTTGTTTCTTGTTCCTTATTTAAGAGGACATGGAAATATTGGTGTTCCTGAGCTTTATTAAAGATGGAGGCTAAAGGGTTAAAGTGACATATGCTTGCAATTCTTCCTACACACATGCATGTTCTAGTCCAAGAAATTCTGACCCTCAATCCCATTCACATCACCCTATATTCACTTCTTTATTGCTAGTAAGATTTGCTAAAGGGATAAAGGCAACTTCTGACTCCTCGTCTCAAGTACAGACCTAGTGGAGAATTCCTTTTATTCTTCACCTCCTGTCCTCCTCCCCTTCTCAATTACATTTACCTTCCAACTGCATGGGAAACAACTCTGTGGGAGGCTGGCTCTCTGCAAACTGATCTCAGCTCCAAGAAGCCACAGGATTCATGAACTGTCTCTCCAGGGAGGACACATATGTATCCCGCAGTGTGATTTGTGTAGTCTGTCCTTTAAGTTCCTATCCTTTACATAATCCATTCTTTCCCTTTGAAAGTGTTGGTCATCTTTAATATGACAGTTAGAGCAGTGCCCAGtaattactttgctgaaaatgtTTGTTCTGAATAATTAAGGCAAGGTGAATAGTTGGTATGGGCGCAACTGAAGGAGCGCTTTCCTTAATTACAGGTTACTTTTCTCAGTATCTGTGCTTCCCTGCCTTGATCTGGGCTCTGAACTCGTGTTAGTTACTCTTTGAAATCTAGGTGACCTTGGCTGTGGGTGAAATGCCAATGTGTGAGTATGATACTTGCATGAAATACTGGTTTGGGGCAGAATCAAGAAACTAAGTACCACAAATTTAACCTGGGTGATATCTAAAGGAATTATAAATGATCCTAATTTAGCATAAGTATTTACTTGCCTAATTGATTTTGAGCATTTCATGAATAATGATCATTAAGATCTTAATTCCTCTCAGTTTGAATTCTGTAAATGCCTCCCTATAGATTTTCGATGATGTGAAATTTCATGTCTCTTGCTTgaatcttttaagaaaaatctctCTGCTTTAAAATCAAATAGTTAAAAGTTCGAAAGTGGGCAtaggaattattttaaagtatgagTTACTGCTATATAAATGCAGGTTATATAGAGGTGAACTTAAGGATAATTCATTTTGCCCAGAATCTTGTCAGAGCCATAATTACAATTATGCAAATTGGTtcaggcttttgttgttgttgttagttatAGTACTGCAAACACATTTTCAGATATCACTACCCTTTAAATCACTTATAATTATGGGctaatttcattttgaaagaaatgatAATGTTATCTCATGCCCACTTAGaagcttaaaaatatttcaaagcagtGGAGATTGTGTTTTACAAAATGGAACGTGCTTAAGGCAGATTCTCTCAGGACTTCAGCTTTAAATTTTATTGCTTCTGGGACTCACATGATGGTTATGTAGTATGGATTTAGAGACAGTTTTTAAGACTCCTATTGACATAGGTGAACAAAATGGTTCCTTGGAAACCATTCAGGTGTCCCGTCACAGTGAAGCATGCATTAAAGATTCAGATGTGGACACGCATTGAATAGGGTCAGGGCAGCCCGTTCTCTGTATTAAGGACAGTGCATTTCTTCCAGCCTTTTAACCAGTgctgttttaaaggaaaaagaaaagagtcgGCAGTGAAACTATCATTAAGGTAAAGCTCCTGAAACTTAACCCTAAAGGCGTGCTCTTATAGAGAAGTCTTCTCATCCTTGCAGTGCAGTTATAGCTGAGGACATGTGGTATACATTACAGCGCTCAGGGAATTCAGCCTCTGCAGTGTGGAGTCACAGTGACGGCCAATTTCAAGATGAAGCGGGAGCCTCCTCTATAGCTGGTACTTACTGGTGTTTCTTGTTGGCTGGACATCAGTCCGGGACTGCTGTGAATGGGACAGAAGGATGGAAATTTAAAGGGGACCAGTGTGGGCACATAAagacctctctcccctccctgagcacccccttctccagtgtatattCCACACTTCACACGTGGGCATCACCAAGTCTTAACCCAATCATTGCGACAAGGGCTGAAGGCAGAGCTGTCCATGgttaggaggggaaaaaaacaccaaaacgTTCTTGCTGTTGGTTGAAACGCCAGGCAATAACAGTCCTCTCAGTGAACAAAACTTATTAGAGGGCTGGGGATGGAATGCTATCTCTCTGCAGCAGGCAGGAAGAAATTGCTGTTGAAAAGCTTACCTCTCTAGGGAGGAATCAGATATCAGACTTTGCCAAGCCTCAGGTCCAACCCATAAGGTCCCACCTAcatccaccccccgccccatcgTAGCTTTGTTAGATTGCTAGCATTGATCGCTGGCTTTTTCTGACCCAACAGTGGGTGCAGAGGAGAGAACCAGGGAGACTTTAGAGCATTTGAGGTGGGGGTGGAAGATTAGGGCAGCTTtggtaggaaggaaaaaaaacaaagatagagAGAGAAGGAGGCTAGCCGGGTGGGGGCCATGGGGACTCAGCTTAACTGGTGTCTGCCTGCATCTCTTTGATTTGATGGCCTTTATTCCTTCTAATTGGATAAAATAGGAAGTCACTGGCAGTCCCGCCTTGCTGGGTATCCTGATTCTACTCAGACCAGCCAGCAGCCCCCGAGGATagaggggtgggggttgggagaggagggagggaaaaaagaaagagagaggggagagagagtctCTGGATGAGGAGGGGGGAGGCAAGGGGAAGAGACTGTGGAGAAGGCAAGAGCCGCAGAGGAAGAAAGTGAATGAGCGCCCGGGAAGGACAAAGAGGAGTGGCCCGGGGGCTGGGGGGAAGGCAGGGCGGCGAGCGCGGTGACCGCCCCTCCCGGCCGCGCTCTCGCCTCCGGCTCGCTCTGCGATGAGACGGTTCGCCGCGATGCTCGGAGGGCAGGCACCTGCTGCTCTGCGATGATTCAGCCCCTTTCAGCCGCCGCGCTCACACCACAGGATGCTGTTGCTACTGTCGCTGCTGCCGCTcctgccgccgccgctgctgccgccgccgccgccgccgctggtCCTGCTCCTGCTTTTACTTCTTCTGCATGACAGTTGCTTTCTCCATCTGAGCAGACCCCAGCTTCAGCTGCTCGAGGTGAGAAACATGCCTTTCAGTTTGGGCTACTGGTTTACCTAACTGACCGCCGCCGCATCAGCTCCTGGGTTTCTCCGCTGGCCTCCCGTCTTTCTGACCCTGCCTGGATGGTTTGGAGAAGCATATAAAAGAACTGCAAAAGTGGCCCAGAAACAGCAGTCAAGAATTACAATATACTTTTATTTGGTTGTTgctagaagctttttttttttttttttttttttggcctcccctgccttcctcccGAACTCCTCTTGCTTTTGATAATGGCCTTGGACTTGGACGACTTATCGATTTCTCCCTGTAAGATGCTGTATCATTTGGTTGGGGGGTGCTCTGCATGGTAATGGACAGTGCGGGAGGCCAGGCCTCCTGGAGGTGAGCCGATGGAGATTTATTCCCCAGACATGTCCGAGGGAGCTGCTGAGAGGTCCTCGAGCCCCTCCACTCAGCTGAGTGCAGACCCATCTCTGGACGGGCTTCCGGCAGCCGAAGACATGCCGGAGACCCAGACTGAAGATGGGAGGTCCCCGGGGCTCGTGGGCCTGACTCTCCCCTGCTGCGTCTGCCTGGAAACCGAGCGCCTGAGAGGTTGCCTCAACTCAGAGAAAATCTGCATCGTCCCCATCCTGGCTTGCCTGATCAGCCTCTGCCTCTGCATCGCCGGCCTCAAGTGGGTGTTTGTGGACAAGATTTTTGAGTATGACTCTCCCACTCACCTTGACCCTGGGGGATTAGGCCAGGATCCTATTATTTCTCTGGATCCAACTGCAGCTTCAGCTGCTGTGTGGGTATCAGCCAAGGCGTACACTTCACCTGTCTCCAGGGCTCAGTCTGAAACTGAGGTTCGAGTTACAGTGCAAGTTGACAATACCCTTGGGTCCTCCGAGCCCTCGGCGGGCCCCACCCCCAAGAACCGTATCTTCGCTTTTTCTTTCCGGCCGTCGACtgccccatccttccctccacccACTCGGAGCCCTGATGTGAGAGTATCCAAGGCAGCCACTCAGCCACCATCAACAGAAACTAATCTCCAAACTGCTCCTAAACTTTGTAAGTAGAGAGAGATGGGTGAGGATGTGTAGAGGAGATGGGTGGGCTTGAGGTCGTCTGAAGGGTTCTCTAGAGGTAGAGCGGGGTCCTTGCCTTCTCGGAGTTGAGTGGCTCGGTTTGGTTTAAGCGCATCATGTGACTGGGTTGTTCAGGGAGAGATAAGTGAGAAGACCTTGCAAACTGCTGGTTAGAACTGATGCTGTCACAGCAGCTCCCTCTTCCTGGATGGTGAAATCTGGGGTTAGCGACCCAAAGCTTCAGCATCTCTGAGCCATGCTTGACTTTCAGTTCAATTCCATTGGTTTCTAACACTTTT
This portion of the Muntiacus reevesi chromosome 10, mMunRee1.1, whole genome shotgun sequence genome encodes:
- the LOC136176831 gene encoding uncharacterized homolog, translated to MLLLLSLLPLLPPPLLPPPPPPLVLLLLLLLLHDSCFLHLSRPQLQLLEVRNMPFSLGYWFT